The nucleotide sequence tatacattacatcttttttgagatgcggcaaccagaattgaaggtgcggtctcatcatggagcaatacagaggcatatgacattttccgttttattcaccattcccttcctaataattgctaacacggtttgctttttttgtatgctgcagcacactgagccaacaatttcaatgtattatcccaggacaagcaggatgatagtcctctcatatgggtaacatcagatggagccctggtacggaaaacttgtcaagagtttctagaaacttttgtctGGCACTGTGGACACattgagcatgccatgatattctcagccacaggggtctcccttcagtctctctctttttcccccttgCTGTAGCAAAGTACACCAGGAGCTCTGGAAAACCAATTCCCTCACATTTATCAGGGAAGAAAACTTTCCTTTTCACATAGTCTCGGTGAGTACATTTTTCAAATACTTTCTGATCAATTCCAGTCACCTTGGCGTCGATTCCCATCGACCGTTATCAGGCCAAAAATGTTGTCATGGCCTCGggtttcaaaaaatgtccggattgcaaccggactatgtctcACTGACCCACATTATGTTTGTGTTctttgcctgggatcaggccatgaCTTCCGAGCCTGCTCAacttgtgcccaaatgacaccaaagggcagaCTAGCTCGGCTagataagatggaagaattattttaaaagattcCATCATTGTCGTCTACGTCTTCTCCAAGGATAACCCCTCCTTCGGCATCGACGCATCGAGAGGAAAAACGACTCCATGACCGGCCATCACTGCTGTCCGGAACCTCGATAGCAACATCTTCGGCATCGAGAAGCCATCGTGAGAAAAAGCGGCATCGACATCGGTCTACCGATTCAACCGATGAACCGACATCGGGatccagacccatcagatcgATGCGGAAGAAGGTCCGTGTACTGGAGCCAACTCCAGCTGTACACGTGGAACCAAGGCCCTCTCCACCGGGCTTGGTGTTGGAGGAAGTGCCACCACGACTTATCGTGGAAATACCTATAACGCCAGCAGTACCTTCCCTGGTAGCAGTGGATACTACCCCGATTTCAAGGGAAGAAGTGACCACTTTAGTCCAACAGGTGGTCGTCGAGGCTCTATGAAATCTGCAACCTCAGACAGCGCCTCAGACACCGGCATCGACACTGCCAGTGGCATCGAATCAGTCCATTTTTCTGCCTTTGAACAGGCTTGATGCCTTAATAGAGGCTTTCCCTACGGCACCGACAGAACCGGTTCCATCAAAACCATCGATACCACCGATGATTCCAGCCCACAGATCATCGGAGGAGGACGGGGGAGACTCCAATTCAGCCCCTGGTCGTCGGGGCTACATAGTTATCCAAAGGAACCCTTAATGCCAATACATCCAGGCCCCCTCAGGGGATACAAGGCACCGATTTCCAtcaaggaatttgttgccagagaatgtggttcgtgcagttagtgtagctgtgtttaaaaaaggattggataagttcttggaggtgaagtccattacctgctattaagttcacttagagaatagccactgccattagcaatggtcacatagaatggacttggtttttgggtgcttgccaggttcttgtggcctggattggccactgttggaaacaggatgctgggcttgatggacccttggtctgacccagtatggcattttcttatgttcttatgttcttaaggcctaTCTATTCCCCATCGATGTCCTCATTGCCAAAACACATACCAACAAAGGCTATGTTTAAGTCAAAGCACCATCTTCCTTCAGATGATCCTGattctccttatccaggatacACCCCTTGGAAGGATGTGGATTCTGACACAGTCAGAGGAAATATCAGAaccctctccaccagaagagaaAAAACATCCCCGCCTGAAGATCTGTCACTTTCtaattttataaaagaaatggcagaaacaaTTCCATTCCAATTAATCACAGAGGAAGACATAAGGCATTAGAggttctacaatttgtagatgcacctAAAGAAATTATGGCCATTCCAATCCATGACATCCTTTTGGAATTGCAGCAGAGAATGTGGGAACACCCCTGCTCCGTTCCTgcagaaaataaaagaacagaCGCCACTTATATAGTGCAACATGCTTCAGGGTATCAAAAACCTCAACTaccccaccactctgtagttgtagaatcagctcaaaagaaagccagAAAAACACAGCCTCATTCTTCTGTCCCACCAGGGAAGGATCAACGCTTCCTGGATACATTAGGAAAAAAGGTCTATCAAGGTTCCATGCTGGTAGCACATATTGCAGCATACCAACTGTATGACAATACCAGAGGAACTTGTGGAAACAGGTTCAAGGTATTGTAGATAACCTTCCACAACAACATCAGCAACCTCTAACGACATTGGTGGACAAAGGACTAGAATCAGGAAAGCACGAGGTAAGAGCAGCGTACGACTTATTCGAGACTTCAACCCATCTCTCTGCCTCTGCAATCAATGCAAGAAGATGGGCTTGGCTTAAAGCCTCAGACCTTAGACAAGAGGTCCAAGAACGTCTGGCAGATCTCCCTTGCGATGGAGAAAATCTTTTTGGTGAGAAAATCCAAGCCATGGTGTCTcaattaaaagaccaccatgagacactCCGTCAGCTTTCCAAGCTACCAGCAGATCAACCATCCTCTCTCAGGCGACCAACTCTCAGAGATACGAGGCGACCTTTTTACAGACCTAGGAGGTATTATCCACCTGCCTCTTCAGGACATCAATACTGACCCCCACAGAGAGGATGCCCTCGCCAAACCAAGCAGCGGAAGACTCAACCACCACCTCAAACTGGTCCAGCAGCGAGTTTTTGAGTCGTGCCACGAGAACAGAAGTCTCTCTCTTCTGCTAAACCCTATACCCTCCCTACCAGTCGGAGGACGACTTCATTATTTTCAACACCAATGGAGTCGtatcacaacagaccaatgggtattagccatactaaTAAATCGGGGTTATCGATTgaaattcaaaacaataccccCACATTCACCTCCCATTCCACTCTGGACTCACATGATAATCACATCTCAGTTAGCAGTAGAACTCTTCTTTGCTGACCACCAGGGTCATCGAACCAGTTCCCCTGTCTCAGCAAGggaaagggttctactcccgctatttcctcattccaaagaaaacaggaggccttcgtcctatcttggacctctgcaatctcaacaaatttctttacaaagagaaaTTTCGAATGGTATCCCTGGGATCCATCATCCCCCttgcttcaaaagggagattggctctgttctctggaccttcaagactcTTACACTCACATACCAATTTCCATACAACACCGCAAATACCTATGCTTTGTAGTGGGGGAAAAACCATTACCAGTATCGAGttcttccattcggcctggcctctgcacctcgagtattcacaaaatgtctagcagtgttggctgcacatctaagaaaaagcTATATTCACGtttttccttatctcgacgattggctcatcagaagtccatTCAAGCAGGGAATTCTCTTTGCCTTAAAAACCACAATAAACTTATTACACCTCCTGGTTTTTCTAATCAACTGTCAAAAATCTCACATCGAACAGTCTCAGCTCCTCACGTTCATCAGAGCAGACCTTGACACCGCAATGGGGAAAGCTTCCCTTCCATGCAACTGTGCAGACAATCTAATACGACTGGCAAACATTATGATTCATCATCAGTTCGCATCTGCTCATCAAGTTCTGAtacttctaggacacatggcctccacagtacaTGTAACTCCTTTCGCAAAGTTAGCCATGAGACGAACTcagtggactttgaaatctcaatggctccaaGCTTCCCAACCGTTGACGCACACAATTCAAATCACCCACCAGCTTCGCCAATCACttcactggtggacaaatcagaCTGCGTTGACCtgctggtctcccattccaaccAACAAATCCGCAAGtcatcctgactacagatgcctccaacctgggatggggagctcacgtcaacagCCTTCAAACACAAGGGTTGTGGACTCTGCTCAAGAAAAAGTGTCAAACTTCTTGGAACGTCGAGCGATacgatatgccctttatgccttcaaagactgcttctcaaacaagactgtgctgattcaaacagacaacacagtggcaatgtggtacataaacaagcaaggaggcaccgCTCGTACCTCCTATGCCAAGAAGCAGTACAGATCTGGGCTTGGGCTCTGGAGCACTTCATACAACTCCGAGCCAGTTATTTGCCGGGCATCAAAAACATTCTAGCAGACTATCTCAGTCAACATTtcaatccccacgaatggtcgctGGATCCACGTGTAGCAAGCAAAatttttcaacgttggggtcgcccaactatagacctctttgcatccaaactgaaccacaaagtggaaaggttttGCTCcctttatttgcagtttttatatacagacatttgtttagtaacttcacatcggttcacagagaACATAAAATTGCAACTGTGCTAAGGAACATAGGGTTAGCAATAGAGCATTACATTTGACACATTAACATTAACAGAGCAATACAATTAACATATTAATTaaggggagaggggcaggggaagAAAAGAGCATAACTATATGAAAAATATCTGAGCATAAATGTGattaaataagataaaatgaacaAAAGAGATACTAATTAGATTGCAGTGTGATGCAATTTAGATAAAGCAATATCATGGATCTTATATACAATTTGGAAAGAGGTTGCTGGAACAAATGGAAAAGAATCTGTTAGGTCATTGCTAGGTTGGAAACCAGTCCCCAGGGATGCAtttactcgcccctggaacacaggtcttctgtatgcgtatcctccaattccgctcatagcgcaaactctcgtgaagctacaacaggacacagggacaatgatcctcatagccccgtatttttggagctaaaaaaaaaacacgcaGTAAAGCAGGAGTAAAAATCTGTGCTAAGGTTAGTGCATTTCCATGCAAATTACTCTGCATGGCAAGGAGGCATGCTAAAGGACAAACCCCATAGCATAGGTTGTATTTTACCGtaggaaatttaactcctgggtcagagcaggaatCAAACGTACCATAGTAGAACAGGCTGAGAGGTGAACCCCTCCTGTCTACCCAGCCATCCAAGTCTGCGTcctagagtttaaaaaaaaaaatagcagtcgAGCATGTGCCTTGCCCTCCCCTTTCCTGACTAAAACTTGGGGCCAGAAAGCAAACTGCCTGTCCaagcttaaatttaaaaaaaaaatgaagtttggTAGTGAAGGACACATTTCCTACTGACTTCACTTCTCAGCCAGCCCATGGTTCAAAGTTTAACTCCCCATTCCTCTTGCCAAAGTAGTGACCAGGGTACCCAAGTTCCTAACACTCAGCTCCCACCCCAGCTGAAGGAACATTAGACCTTAATGGGGATTGTTCTTTTTACTGTCAGCTGCCAGTGAAaggaataaattaatattaatgcAGATAAGCTGAAAGCTGTACCAGAAGCCCATGGAAAGTGGTAAAGTCCATTACTTCTCTGGCTGGGGTTGGGAGGGGAGGATTGGGAACTTGGGTGGCCTGGACACTACTctttggtgggtgggtggggaagatTCTGCCTGATCAGCTGCTCAGACTGAAGTTtaacttggggggaggggggagagaagggttGGGAATTTTTGCCCACCTTTACTTTTGTGTTGCTtttatttctccattttttaaCATGGATTAGTAGTTTTATGTACATGCAAATGGTCCTtgagtttttatttaaaaaaaaaaaaaaaaagcgctttTTACTATTAATGTGTTTGTGTTTTACTCAGggtatttgcatgccattagcttactgcaacCCATGGGTCTGCAGGTTTTCACTGCGCATGCAAAGTGAAACTCATGCTAGAATTTACTTTgttttagtgcaggttttattacattggctccaTAGTCTTTTATAATCAAACTTTGTATGTAGCTATACTTTGACTTGAAAAGCTATTTGAAAGTTGTCAGATATAGGCAATAGATGTCATTGTAAAGTAGTGTTCCTGGttgaattttaaattgaatgttttattttttgtattacaGGTGGATGATGTCTTACAGCGATGTAGAGAATAtttaattaagaaaataaatgctGAAAACTGTGTGCGCTTGTTGAGCTTTGCTGATCTCTTCAGCTGTGAAGAATTAAAACAGAGTGCTAAAAGAATGGTGGAGCACAAGTTCACAACTGTGTACCGCCAGGATGCTTTCATGCAGCTGTCCAGTGATCTTCTGATAGATCTTGTAAGTAGTGACAATTTAAATGTGGAAAAAGAGGAGACTGTTCGTGAAGCAGCAATGTCCTGGCTGGATTACAATACAGTATCACGATCACAGTATTTGTCCACTGTTCTCAGTCACCTCAGAATCGATGCACTTTCAGAAGTAATACAACGTGAGTGGTTTCAAGGCCTGCCACCTAATGATAAATCTGTGGTGGTGCAAGGATTATACAAGTCAATGCCCAGATTTTTCAAACCAAGATTGGGGATGACTAAAGAAGAGATGATCATATTCATTGAAGCTACTGCTGAAAACCCTGGTAGCCTTTACTCTTCAGTCTGCTATAGTCCCCAGGCGGAAAAGGTTTACAAGCTTTGCAGCCCTCCTGCCGAGTTGCATAAAGTTGGAACACTGGTATCACCAGATAATGATATGTATATAGCAGGTGGTCAGGTTCCTTTAAAGAACACAAAAACCAATCACAGTAAAGCAAGCAAACTTCAGGCTATCTTTAGAACTGTGAATTGCTTTTACTGGTTTGATGCACAACAAAACACTTGGATTCCAAAGACCCCAATGTTGTTTGTTCGCTTAAAGCCTTCCTTGGTCTGCTGTGAAGGGTACATCTATGCAATTGGAGGCGATAGTGTAGGCGGAGAGCTCAACAAAAGGACTGTGGAAAGGTATGATGCAGAGAAAGATGAGTGGACAATGGTAAGCCCGTTGCCTTGTGCATGGCAGTGGAATGCTGCGGTGGTGGTTCATGATTGCATTTATGTAATGGCACACAATCTGACGTACTGTTATTTTCCAAGGTCTGGCACCTGGGTGGAAATGGCAATGAGGCAAACTAGTAGATGCTTTGCTTCAGCTGCAGCTTTTGGTGATAAAATATTCTATATTGGAGGTTTGCATATTGGCAACAACTCTAGTATAAGACTCCCAGCCAGCACTATAGATGGATCTTCTATAACCGTGGAAGTATATGatgtaaataaaaatgaatggaGCATGGCAGCAAATATTCCAGCAAAGCGCTACTCTGACCCTTGTGTTAGAGCTGTTGTGATCTCTAATTCCTTTTGTGTCTTTATCCGGGAGACTCATATGAATGAAAGAGCCAAATATGCCATCTACCAGTATGATATGGAACTTGATCAATGGTTTTTACGTCAGCAAATATCAGAGCGTGTTCTTTGGGACTTGGGAAAAGACTTTCGGTGCACTGTAGGGAAACTATACCCATCATGCCTTGAAGTATCTCCATGGAAGCCTCCAACATATCTCTTTTCCCCAGATGGGGCAGATGAGTTTGAGCTGGATGGAGAGATGGTTACACTTCCACCTGTATAGTTTCTCGAGATTGACTTGGCACACATTATTCCGTATTCCTAGATGATTTGATTGAACTATGTTTGGAACTGAACTGAGAACTGTAACTGTCAAGTCTGTCTTTAATATGTTATTTTTATGCCCTACTCGACATGTTTGTAGCCATTAATTTCAGAGCAGATCAGTGAATTTTTACAGGGAAATATGCTTCCATaatatgaaatattttactggatAATTGAAAGAAACCTATATGTATATTAGAGCTTAAGCGTCCACATCGTTACCCAACATATTGATCTCTAGCCCTGTGGAGTCTTTCCCTTCTGGAAAATTCCTGTGCAAGAGCAGTAACTATTCCTAGTGTGGTTTGTCAAATTGTTATGAAAGAATCTTCCATCTATTTTTTAACTATTTCTAAATATTAAGTGTTCTACTTAAGTGCTGGATTGGTTATAATTATTTTTTCAGTGTGACCTAGTTAATGCATTCAGCCACACCTAATAGTAATTTCTATGTTGATATGTTccattataattaaaaaaaaaaaccaaaaaaaaaaaacccaaatcccaTGGCTCTGCCTTCTGTAGAAAAGGTGGAACCTCCTCTTTTGCTGACATGCTGAGCAAAATGACTGCAGGTTCAGTCAGGCTCTGTTAAATGCATGTATTCTGTTGTCACTAACCTGTACCTGTCTGTTTAGCATACAGGTCTTCCAGGCAACTGATAACTTGTCAGTTGTGGACTTACATTGCCGGGCTTGCAATAGAAATTGCCAGCTCCTTATAGTGCGGGTCATTGTGGAGTGTTAATCAGTAAATGCCTCCACATTCTCTATTACAGTAAAATGGGCTCAACATGCATATTACTTCCTGCTGCtgatgtctttttattttttccattgtaaaagatTAAATAtggaataaccaggtctttataTTTTGGGGTTAATTTAATAACAAGCATTACTGTAGTGTGATTGTGTATAGATATTATTTAGCtatcaggttttttgtttttttgttttgttttcttctttttaggGGATTGAAGAGGGAGTGAACTGTTCAGGAATCCTCTGCACTCCTTGTGCAGGAGAGCAGATGCCTAGTGCTGCTCTGGCATTAATCCCAGGAACCACTAGCAGTAGCGGGGCACCACCGCCAATCTAACATGAGCACAGGTGCTTCATGACAAACTACTAGCATGTTTCAGCTGCATCATGTTCTGGCACTGTATTTTGAATGacattaatttattaaaaaagaCTGAGCATTACtgaattgttttcttttctggtttGTAAGTGTTCAATTTTAAACTCCTTTTAAAACTCAAAGGAGTATTGCTTTGTAGCTAGTCTATTCCAATTATTGAAGTGCCAATAGATTAGTGGTTggtataaataaaatgaacagaaACCACTTTCACCTTGGAAAATATGAATTCTTGGGTGTcatcaaatttaaaacaaaataatttgcaTTCCATGCCCGGCGGGGAGCCGGGCATGGAATGCAAATGCCTAGTGGGCCACTCTTGGTAAGCAGAACTGGTGCTGCGAGATGAACCAAAAGCCAGGTTAAGGAGCCCGATGCTGACGCTCATCAGACCCCAGAAAAGGTATGGGTTGAAATGGACATAAGGcatgagacagacaggcacagcaatgaggtcaggtccATGTGCTGATATacctggagcatatgaggcaggcagagctgctgcaaggctttaaagtgcttttattcatcttgccattcacagggaaaatctggaaacccaagcaaaggcatgtttattttcaaaaacattagcttttccatcaactctggtgccagccttgagcaatgagagctcatgatatcccctgtcattgaaaagacacgttcactgggcacactggtggaCAGAACAAATATCGCTGAGCCAGTTTGGCTAggtatggccagacagtggacttgtgtgcccaatttgCCTGCAGATGTGTCTCCATGTCCTCAGTGGCCTCTGTAAGATACCGTGTTACTGACacttgtgctggtgtctcctttgcttggttgggctgagagtccttcttgccagctgcctatgctctagcctgtgccagaagagatgattttttaggggcagcatggctttggcgtactgaagtggaggaggaagtactagctgtcattGACAGAGTGctcctcctgcttgggcttgcactactctctgaagtgcctgctgtttcctcctctgcttcatgcctaatctgtctctgcctatggcgctcctgttcacagactttttgtaacagcaggttcttcacaaaagtgagacaatcggactgtagggcaagtttcccttttaCACAGGGACTGTGGGGAGCATGTATGTGTCGTCTTTTGTTAAAGggcctaatctctcttgcacttgCTTCTGCAGAAAGTCCAGACAAGGCAGCAcctctgtcattccctcttcctgtttaaagccctccaaattttcctctagaaaattaactatagggatggtatcagccaaggtggcacttctggaactcatctcctccgtggcatccttggaagggcttcaggatttttaccagctgactcatgactaaccaatcatgatgccctaggggactatgcataCCTGTCTCCATTTTCAGAgaaagatcatgaaggggtgtctgttgctccactaacctctgcagcatcatacaggtggaattccactgggtgccaatgtcttgaatgagactcTTGAGGTatccccaaatcagtctgcttttgactGAGAACCTGctctgccttcacacttctgtggaagtaccctgctatgttcctgcacttctgtattaacatatgcaggtattcattgtcTTGGTGCTTGGGCTCCGATTCCAGAGCTGTCTTCACTACCTGGTGCAGAGTATTgcttttaccatgtttgcaccattgtctgtgacaaagaaccctgcctgaagattcctggctctctggtgtagctgccagccctccagcaagTCTCTGATGCATGATAGAATATTGGCTGAAGTATGGGCCTCAGGTGGGTGTACAGTAAAGCCCATCTGCACCCTGATAGTtggtcactaatagagctgctgcctgcccctacctcacCCAGGTTCcatcagtgtgctgtcagggagaggtaagagtgtgaagcGTTCATGGTGGTCGAGACaccacaggtgaaatgcacactcccctctacCTTAGCTAGCAGAGcctggatgcgactgcgacactggttgtacaggctggggatgacctttctgctaaatgtagttctggaggggactttgtaatttggagctaagacctgcagcaaacgcttgaaacccacattctccactacctgcaggggctggtcataaAGGGCAATCATTATacccgatgctcctggttacaacttttgaggctgcttgtctccttccccaggatagtgctactgaacaccaccccatttcctccatcgtgggttgtcgcttctgacgcatggcagggggctgccggactgccacctgactgctggaaggggctgagggcatgggatgactgctccttttcaaccactttacgctgcatGGAAAAAGGGGTCCCTTGACTGGTActaccaccatccccagatgtcagtactgttgggtgttgcttctgcatatgatgcatcattccaGAATTGGTTAGATGGTccacttgcttgcctctgctaatatcccctggcacagtaattatacTGAGCAAAACACTTTAAAGTggttccagatcacagatttctttcatgatcccttctctatagccttcggggtagatgctggcactggagttgaagtagtgggtggaCCCAGAAGCAATTCCAGGGGCATCTGTCACACTCTGACTACTCTTCCTCATCACCAGTTTCCCatcctccagcactgaagtggaggctaagatggaactaactaatcctcctaaaccacCTTCAGCTATGTCTTCTGTTTTTGATGAAGGGAATCCCATACAAcctgattcttcatctgaatcagaagcaaacaatgactgcgctacattgtcagtGCTAGAGTATGCTGTCGCATTGCTGCTTTTGTGTCTTGTTCCTTTGCTTTCTCCACTACCCCAACTGCCTTggatggctcagcctccccttccctcacctccaaaacatggtcagaaacaggtggtgcaTAATCTTTCAATTtaagtttcctagcgtgtagcagatggattcaggaccaatgggtatagtgtactcctgatacgGTAGCAggtgggagactgagtcagatttttaagctgatgtcagcctacCTATACCGGTGCAGGAAGCTtaactcttcagtatttctcagtctcctaagCAGAAGGGACACTACacacttgcacagtgttagaaaatccaaaccaaagaagagaaaatcttacctctacaagatgag is from Rhinatrema bivittatum chromosome 2, aRhiBiv1.1, whole genome shotgun sequence and encodes:
- the KBTBD2 gene encoding kelch repeat and BTB domain-containing protein 2 isoform X1 — its product is MSNQDERQINTEYAVSLLEQLKLFYEQQLLTDIVLIVEGTEFPCHKMVLATCSSYFRAMFMSGLSESKQSHVHLRNVDAASLQMIITYAYTGNLAIKESTVEQLYETACFLQVDDVLQRCREYLIKKINAENCVRLLSFADLFSCEELKQSAKRMVEHKFTTVYRQDAFMQLSSDLLIDLVSSDNLNVEKEETVREAAMSWLDYNTVSRSQYLSTVLSHLRIDALSEVIQREWFQGLPPNDKSVVVQGLYKSMPRFFKPRLGMTKEEMIIFIEATAENPGSLYSSVCYSPQAEKVYKLCSPPAELHKVGTLVSPDNDMYIAGGQVPLKNTKTNHSKASKLQAIFRTVNCFYWFDAQQNTWIPKTPMLFVRLKPSLVCCEGYIYAIGGDSVGGELNKRTVERYDAEKDEWTMVSPLPCAWQWNAAVVVHDCIYVMAHNLTYCYFPRSGTWVEMAMRQTSRCFASAAAFGDKIFYIGGLHIGNNSSIRLPASTIDGSSITVEVYDVNKNEWSMAANIPAKRYSDPCVRAVVISNSFCVFIRETHMNERAKYAIYQYDMELDQWFLRQQISERVLWDLGKDFRCTVGKLYPSCLEVSPWKPPTYLFSPDGADEFELDGEMVTLPPV
- the KBTBD2 gene encoding kelch repeat and BTB domain-containing protein 2 isoform X2, whose translation is MQLLFQVLALKAFLFPSFSRVASGFLSQDVLSLDCQLGAMFMSGLSESKQSHVHLRNVDAASLQMIITYAYTGNLAIKESTVEQLYETACFLQVDDVLQRCREYLIKKINAENCVRLLSFADLFSCEELKQSAKRMVEHKFTTVYRQDAFMQLSSDLLIDLVSSDNLNVEKEETVREAAMSWLDYNTVSRSQYLSTVLSHLRIDALSEVIQREWFQGLPPNDKSVVVQGLYKSMPRFFKPRLGMTKEEMIIFIEATAENPGSLYSSVCYSPQAEKVYKLCSPPAELHKVGTLVSPDNDMYIAGGQVPLKNTKTNHSKASKLQAIFRTVNCFYWFDAQQNTWIPKTPMLFVRLKPSLVCCEGYIYAIGGDSVGGELNKRTVERYDAEKDEWTMVSPLPCAWQWNAAVVVHDCIYVMAHNLTYCYFPRSGTWVEMAMRQTSRCFASAAAFGDKIFYIGGLHIGNNSSIRLPASTIDGSSITVEVYDVNKNEWSMAANIPAKRYSDPCVRAVVISNSFCVFIRETHMNERAKYAIYQYDMELDQWFLRQQISERVLWDLGKDFRCTVGKLYPSCLEVSPWKPPTYLFSPDGADEFELDGEMVTLPPV
- the KBTBD2 gene encoding kelch repeat and BTB domain-containing protein 2 isoform X3; its protein translation is MFMSGLSESKQSHVHLRNVDAASLQMIITYAYTGNLAIKESTVEQLYETACFLQVDDVLQRCREYLIKKINAENCVRLLSFADLFSCEELKQSAKRMVEHKFTTVYRQDAFMQLSSDLLIDLVSSDNLNVEKEETVREAAMSWLDYNTVSRSQYLSTVLSHLRIDALSEVIQREWFQGLPPNDKSVVVQGLYKSMPRFFKPRLGMTKEEMIIFIEATAENPGSLYSSVCYSPQAEKVYKLCSPPAELHKVGTLVSPDNDMYIAGGQVPLKNTKTNHSKASKLQAIFRTVNCFYWFDAQQNTWIPKTPMLFVRLKPSLVCCEGYIYAIGGDSVGGELNKRTVERYDAEKDEWTMVSPLPCAWQWNAAVVVHDCIYVMAHNLTYCYFPRSGTWVEMAMRQTSRCFASAAAFGDKIFYIGGLHIGNNSSIRLPASTIDGSSITVEVYDVNKNEWSMAANIPAKRYSDPCVRAVVISNSFCVFIRETHMNERAKYAIYQYDMELDQWFLRQQISERVLWDLGKDFRCTVGKLYPSCLEVSPWKPPTYLFSPDGADEFELDGEMVTLPPV